In Candidatus Saccharibacteria bacterium oral taxon 488, a single window of DNA contains:
- a CDS encoding GNAT family N-acetyltransferase yields MDELTIERASHITESDVADITNLIAALTSKPHPADTKLLQQIIDSPSHVLLLARLSGKVVGMATVALLLGPAAGRKIYLDDFVADPTIQGRGVGSQLWDAIIDWGREQGALKLEFTSRPEREAAQQFYLKKGAVVRSTNAFAKEL; encoded by the coding sequence ATGGACGAATTGACAATTGAACGAGCATCCCACATCACTGAATCTGATGTGGCAGACATTACCAACCTTATCGCGGCGCTTACCAGCAAGCCGCATCCAGCTGACACCAAGCTGTTGCAGCAGATTATCGACTCGCCGAGTCATGTGTTGCTGTTGGCACGGTTATCAGGCAAAGTCGTTGGCATGGCAACGGTGGCGTTATTACTGGGGCCAGCTGCTGGGCGTAAGATCTACCTCGACGATTTCGTTGCTGATCCGACTATCCAGGGCAGGGGCGTCGGCTCTCAACTCTGGGACGCTATCATCGACTGGGGTCGCGAGCAGGGCGCTTTGAAATTAGAATTCACGTCACGCCCAGAACGTGAAGCGGCGCAGCAATTCTACTTGAAAAAGGGCGCAGTCGTACGTAGCACTAACGCTTTTGCTAAGGAATTGTAG
- a CDS encoding NUDIX domain-containing protein, which translates to MPMKTSSFDHIKKYFGGRKKPSIQEIVREPTAGGVVFRRNKKGDVEFLLYQDARDRWTIPKGHVEPGETAQAAAKREVGEEAGLKNIEVCGWLGKINFRYRRLDKLVLISQQVYLMKALDPDEKLQKEDWMNGLKWFTFHEALDEIEYEDIGKLILLAMKRIRQENL; encoded by the coding sequence ATGCCGATGAAGACAAGCAGCTTTGATCATATCAAGAAATATTTTGGCGGTCGCAAAAAACCGTCGATCCAGGAAATAGTTCGCGAGCCAACCGCCGGCGGCGTGGTGTTTCGACGTAATAAAAAGGGTGATGTTGAGTTTCTACTTTATCAAGACGCGCGGGATCGCTGGACCATTCCCAAGGGCCATGTTGAGCCGGGCGAGACAGCACAGGCCGCCGCCAAGCGTGAGGTTGGCGAGGAGGCTGGCCTCAAGAATATCGAGGTATGCGGCTGGCTGGGCAAAATTAATTTTCGCTACCGCCGGCTTGATAAATTAGTACTGATTTCGCAGCAAGTATACCTGATGAAGGCGCTTGATCCGGACGAAAAACTACAAAAAGAAGACTGGATGAATGGCCTCAAGTGGTTTACCTTTCATGAGGCGCTGGATGAGATTGAGTATGAGGATATTGGCAAGTTAATTCTGCTCGCTATGAAACGAATCAGGCAGGAGAATCTATAG
- the pyk gene encoding pyruvate kinase codes for MSNTIFKRTKILATVGPATMSQDKISQLMQAGVNGFRLNFSHGSYDERREQIDWIRTASHEQGKPVAILQDLQGPKIRLGVLKDNMLTVRAGDVLTLDSSITEHDGSFNLPVQYNLAEKMKVGEPLYMFDGKIKSIVREIAGPTAITVEVQNDGFLMSRKGLNLPDTDFGGDILTPKDIADIEWAAGQDFDYVALSFVQTEDDIIDLRSRLTALGSDAYIIAKIETKSAIADEHLEEIVKASDGIMVARGDLAVEAGAEIVPVIQRRIIALCRKYSKLSIVATQMMGSMVDNPEPSRAEVSDVANAVIQGADTVMLSDETANGKYPIETVQAMRRTIMYTQEHSDVMAVESSEKRRKHDALLSYTAARLATELKAGAIIAETSTGVTAVNVGAFRPNMPIISVTDSQKTAQKLALSYATRSYVRPSGLGSANKLAEELKAEGYFGEDPVTLVLVSGHQPGRPGKTDNIQIRTME; via the coding sequence ATGAGTAACACAATTTTTAAACGTACCAAGATCCTAGCGACTGTCGGTCCGGCAACGATGAGTCAGGATAAAATTAGTCAACTTATGCAGGCCGGTGTCAACGGCTTTCGTCTGAACTTTAGCCACGGTAGTTATGATGAGCGGCGTGAGCAAATCGACTGGATTCGCACAGCCAGTCATGAGCAGGGTAAACCAGTTGCCATTCTCCAAGACCTTCAAGGTCCAAAAATCCGCCTCGGCGTTCTCAAAGACAACATGCTGACGGTGCGGGCTGGTGATGTGCTGACGCTTGATTCGTCGATTACAGAACACGATGGAAGTTTCAATCTGCCTGTCCAATATAACCTCGCCGAGAAAATGAAAGTTGGCGAGCCGCTATATATGTTTGATGGCAAGATCAAGTCGATCGTTCGTGAAATCGCTGGTCCAACGGCCATCACGGTGGAGGTGCAGAATGACGGATTTTTGATGAGCCGTAAAGGGTTGAATCTGCCAGATACCGATTTTGGTGGTGACATCTTAACGCCAAAAGATATCGCCGATATTGAGTGGGCGGCTGGTCAAGATTTTGATTATGTGGCGCTCAGTTTTGTGCAGACAGAGGACGACATTATTGATTTACGCTCGCGGCTGACAGCGCTGGGATCGGATGCGTATATCATTGCTAAGATCGAAACGAAATCAGCAATTGCCGATGAGCATCTGGAGGAGATTGTCAAGGCAAGTGACGGTATCATGGTGGCGCGCGGCGACCTAGCGGTTGAGGCCGGGGCAGAGATCGTGCCAGTTATTCAGCGGCGTATTATCGCTCTTTGTCGTAAATATTCTAAGCTCAGCATCGTCGCCACGCAGATGATGGGCAGCATGGTTGACAATCCTGAGCCATCTCGCGCTGAAGTGAGCGACGTTGCCAATGCGGTCATCCAGGGTGCCGACACGGTGATGTTGTCGGATGAAACGGCCAACGGTAAATATCCGATCGAGACAGTGCAGGCAATGCGCCGGACGATTATGTACACTCAGGAGCACAGTGATGTCATGGCGGTTGAGTCGAGTGAGAAGCGCCGCAAGCATGACGCGCTGCTCAGTTACACGGCGGCGCGGTTGGCTACTGAACTTAAGGCGGGAGCAATCATTGCTGAGACTAGCACCGGTGTAACCGCGGTGAATGTCGGTGCCTTTCGACCGAATATGCCGATTATTAGCGTTACTGATAGCCAAAAAACGGCCCAGAAATTAGCGTTAAGTTACGCCACGCGCTCGTACGTTCGCCCAAGTGGTCTCGGTTCGGCGAATAAGTTAGCGGAGGAATTAAAGGCCGAAGGTTACTTTGGCGAGGATCCAGTGACGTTGGTATTGGTCAGCGGCCATCAACCAGGCCGGCCGGGCAAGACTGACAATATCCAGATCCGGACAATGGAGTAG
- a CDS encoding leucine--tRNA ligase: MRRYNPTEIEKKWQDKWEADGTYVTDLSDTMRPKYYSLSMLPGITGAGIHIGHGRTFQFADIKARLKRQQGYNTYHPIGWDSFGLPVENYAIKVGKTPRVAHDEAKAHFIAQLKRLGFSYDWSKEISTADPEYYKWTQWIFTQLYKHNLAYQKEQLQWWCDTDNTVLANEQVEGGKCWRCGNPVTKRNLKQWFFRITAYADEILEATDDLDWTEMVKTMQKNWIGRSVGAEVEFAVEGCDDVITVFTTRPDTLFGATYVALAPEHPLVSQLVNADTRAKVESYVQAAQKKSDVERQENKDKTGVFTGSYAINPVNGQKLPIWVADYILGGYGTGAIMAVPAHDERDLEFAEKFNLPVVQVIDKPENSADAGCYTGEGELINSGDFDGLRSEEAREQVVAWLEQQGLGRSKTTYKMRDWLISRQRYWGAPIPMVHVDGFGPIAVADECLPVILPEVENFKPTGGNTSVLAQVDDWVRVWVDVETGKTAPITEPKPAGDNWHEGRRETDTLDGYACSSWYFLRYLDPHNDAEAWNPARISHWMPVDYYNGADHAVAHLLYSRFWMRFFYKLGLVPTPEPFKRMMYNAYIMAPDGQKMSKSKGNVIDPMEIMDSGYGADALRVYEMFIAPYDMDAPWDPRGVPGTYRFLNRVWNVVQEFVEAATLPPLTEAVKCSRIADTSAERSREISSGDLSEECTLEEDGGVVAELLRLTHLTIKKVTRDIEDEKFNTAVAAMMEMVNGLYKLKESHGIQASETWRFALESLLQILAPFAPHITEELWQELGHADTIHVNHWPKWDEKYLVSDTMTIIVQVNGKLRSRLELPVDADKEAIEQRALDDEKVRAYLNARAPKKVIYVPGKLVNIVV, translated from the coding sequence ATGAGACGCTACAATCCGACGGAAATTGAGAAAAAATGGCAAGATAAATGGGAGGCTGACGGTACCTATGTCACTGACCTTAGTGATACAATGCGCCCAAAGTACTATAGTCTCAGCATGCTTCCTGGCATCACTGGCGCGGGTATTCACATCGGTCACGGTCGGACGTTTCAATTTGCTGATATTAAAGCGCGCCTTAAGCGCCAACAGGGCTATAATACTTATCATCCAATTGGCTGGGATAGCTTTGGTCTGCCAGTGGAAAACTATGCCATCAAGGTTGGTAAAACGCCGCGGGTAGCACATGACGAAGCTAAGGCTCATTTCATTGCTCAGTTGAAGCGCCTCGGCTTTAGTTATGATTGGTCAAAGGAGATTTCTACTGCCGACCCTGAGTATTACAAGTGGACTCAGTGGATTTTTACGCAGCTATACAAGCACAATTTGGCGTACCAGAAGGAGCAGCTACAATGGTGGTGCGATACCGACAATACGGTGCTAGCTAACGAGCAGGTTGAGGGCGGCAAATGTTGGCGCTGCGGCAATCCTGTCACCAAGCGCAACCTCAAGCAGTGGTTTTTCCGTATTACGGCCTATGCCGATGAGATTTTGGAGGCGACTGACGACTTGGATTGGACGGAAATGGTCAAAACTATGCAGAAAAATTGGATCGGTCGGTCGGTCGGTGCGGAGGTTGAGTTTGCGGTTGAAGGCTGCGACGATGTCATCACTGTTTTCACTACGCGCCCTGACACGCTGTTTGGTGCGACGTATGTGGCACTGGCACCAGAGCATCCGCTAGTGTCTCAGCTGGTTAATGCCGACACGCGTGCTAAAGTCGAATCGTACGTTCAAGCGGCGCAGAAAAAATCCGACGTCGAACGCCAAGAAAATAAAGATAAAACAGGCGTCTTTACTGGCAGCTATGCCATCAATCCAGTCAACGGCCAGAAATTACCAATTTGGGTGGCGGATTACATTCTCGGTGGCTATGGCACTGGCGCAATTATGGCGGTGCCGGCGCATGATGAACGTGACTTGGAATTTGCCGAAAAATTTAATTTGCCAGTAGTGCAGGTGATTGACAAGCCAGAGAATTCGGCGGATGCAGGCTGTTACACGGGCGAAGGCGAGTTGATTAACTCGGGCGATTTTGATGGCCTGCGCAGCGAAGAGGCTCGCGAACAGGTGGTAGCCTGGCTGGAGCAACAGGGCTTGGGCCGGAGTAAGACTACCTATAAAATGCGCGATTGGCTGATTTCTCGCCAGCGGTACTGGGGTGCGCCAATTCCAATGGTGCATGTTGATGGTTTCGGGCCAATTGCTGTGGCTGATGAATGCTTGCCAGTGATTTTGCCAGAGGTCGAGAATTTCAAGCCAACGGGCGGCAACACCTCGGTCCTAGCGCAAGTTGATGATTGGGTGCGCGTGTGGGTTGACGTCGAGACGGGTAAAACCGCGCCGATTACTGAGCCAAAGCCGGCGGGCGACAATTGGCATGAAGGCCGACGCGAAACTGATACGCTGGACGGCTATGCTTGTTCCAGCTGGTACTTCCTGCGCTATCTCGATCCGCACAATGACGCCGAAGCGTGGAATCCAGCGCGCATTAGTCACTGGATGCCGGTCGATTATTACAACGGTGCCGACCACGCGGTAGCGCACCTGCTGTACAGCCGTTTTTGGATGCGATTTTTCTATAAGCTTGGCTTGGTGCCGACGCCAGAACCATTCAAGCGGATGATGTACAATGCCTACATCATGGCGCCGGACGGTCAAAAGATGAGTAAGTCCAAGGGCAATGTCATCGATCCAATGGAGATTATGGACAGTGGTTACGGTGCCGATGCGCTGCGTGTTTACGAGATGTTCATCGCGCCGTACGATATGGATGCACCGTGGGATCCGCGTGGCGTGCCGGGGACGTATCGGTTCTTAAACCGAGTGTGGAATGTGGTACAGGAGTTTGTTGAGGCGGCTACATTACCTCCTCTGACAGAGGCTGTGAAGTGTTCGCGAATAGCGGACACTTCAGCCGAACGCTCGCGAGAAATCTCCAGTGGAGATTTGAGCGAAGAGTGTACTCTGGAAGAGGATGGTGGTGTAGTCGCGGAACTACTTCGCCTCACTCATCTCACTATCAAAAAAGTCACTCGTGACATCGAGGATGAGAAGTTCAATACAGCAGTGGCGGCGATGATGGAAATGGTCAATGGCCTATACAAGCTCAAGGAGTCGCACGGTATTCAAGCATCGGAAACATGGCGGTTTGCCCTAGAAAGCTTGCTGCAAATCTTGGCGCCATTCGCACCGCACATTACTGAAGAGTTATGGCAGGAACTCGGTCATGCTGACACCATTCACGTCAATCACTGGCCAAAGTGGGATGAGAAATATCTGGTGAGTGATACGATGACGATCATCGTTCAGGTCAATGGCAAGCTTCGATCACGACTGGAGCTGCCGGTTGATGCCGATAAAGAGGCGATTGAGCAGCGGGCGCTGGATGATGAAAAAGTTCGTGCCTATCTCAATGCCCGGGCACCGAAGAAGGTGATTTATGTGCCGGGTAAGTTGGTGAATATTGTTGTCTAG
- a CDS encoding ATP-dependent DNA helicase PcrA, producing the protein MLSELNPEQRRAVQHDGGPLLILAGAGSGKTKTLTHRIAYLISQQGIFPSRILAVTFTNKAAREMRQRLADMLGEDASDRRFMPWMGTFHSICVRLLRMDGVSIGLNRNFIIYDEDDRLGLIKQLMKSRGLTDRDLKPRRIAAAISAAKNDMLLPDEYMIQAVGPVKQQIAELFAAYEAAMHRAGALDFDDLLLRAVELLRSSPDIRHKWQQQFRHILIDEYQDTNAVQYALIKLLVGPERNLCVVGDDAQSIYSFRGADYTNILHFERDFPGAAVIKLEQNYRSTGAILTVANNLIQHNTQRTDKSLWTEAVGGMTPQLWRLYSEAEEAQAVADEIHRQARMGRAYSDIAVLYRTNAQSYAIERALRQRHIPYKIVGGLRFLDRAVVKDVLAYLRLLYQPSDRVSFARIVNLPKRGIGAVSVAKFLDWTDQSGRNIIEGLVVVDEAESLTARAKQSLRAFGQLLQKLQQLLNDAPAEVIEQIIEQTGYGEAVNDGSVQAEERLENLGVLVAEARAYADVSTFLEDMALMSSSDGQADQQVTLMTLHAAKGLEFPVVFMTGLEEGILPHARVFDSGKADDIEEERRLCYVGITRAREVLFVTCASSRTQFGQIGYNLPSRFLDEMGLMSGGLDAPAAPPADDVFYDDIGLEVGDRVRSPQFGAGEVVDVDGMAVTVQFADGNTKKLNVEFARLEKI; encoded by the coding sequence ATCCTATCTGAGCTCAATCCTGAACAGCGGCGAGCCGTCCAGCATGATGGCGGGCCGCTGCTTATTTTGGCGGGAGCGGGGAGCGGTAAGACAAAAACCTTAACACATCGCATCGCCTATCTGATCAGCCAGCAAGGGATTTTTCCCAGCCGCATCTTGGCGGTGACCTTCACCAACAAAGCTGCTCGAGAGATGCGCCAGCGCTTGGCTGATATGCTGGGTGAAGACGCCTCGGATCGACGGTTTATGCCATGGATGGGGACATTTCATAGTATTTGCGTGCGGCTGCTGCGGATGGATGGGGTGTCAATTGGCCTTAACCGTAATTTTATTATTTATGATGAAGATGATCGGCTGGGCCTGATCAAGCAGTTGATGAAATCGCGCGGGCTGACGGATCGCGACCTCAAGCCGCGCCGTATCGCCGCGGCTATTTCTGCGGCAAAAAATGACATGCTTTTACCCGATGAGTATATGATACAGGCGGTCGGCCCCGTCAAACAGCAAATAGCCGAATTATTTGCCGCCTACGAGGCCGCTATGCATCGGGCTGGGGCGCTCGATTTTGATGATTTACTGCTCAGGGCGGTGGAGCTACTGCGCTCCTCGCCTGACATTCGCCACAAATGGCAGCAGCAATTTCGCCATATTCTCATTGATGAGTATCAAGATACCAACGCGGTGCAGTATGCGCTGATCAAGCTGCTGGTCGGCCCAGAGCGTAACCTCTGTGTGGTTGGCGATGATGCCCAGTCGATTTATAGTTTTCGCGGCGCGGATTATACCAATATTCTTCATTTTGAGCGTGACTTTCCGGGCGCAGCGGTGATTAAACTAGAGCAAAATTACCGTTCAACGGGCGCGATTTTAACGGTGGCAAATAACTTAATCCAACATAACACCCAGCGCACCGACAAGAGCCTGTGGACAGAAGCAGTTGGCGGGATGACACCGCAATTATGGCGACTGTACAGCGAGGCCGAGGAGGCACAGGCAGTGGCTGACGAAATTCATCGCCAGGCTAGGATGGGTCGAGCCTATAGCGACATAGCAGTACTGTATCGCACCAATGCCCAGAGCTACGCCATAGAGCGCGCACTGCGTCAACGGCACATCCCCTACAAAATTGTGGGCGGTCTGCGGTTTCTGGATCGAGCAGTCGTCAAGGATGTGCTGGCTTATCTCAGGTTGTTGTATCAACCTAGCGACCGCGTTAGCTTCGCGCGGATTGTCAATCTGCCAAAGCGCGGTATCGGCGCAGTGAGCGTGGCGAAATTTCTCGACTGGACCGATCAGTCGGGTCGGAATATTATTGAAGGGCTAGTGGTGGTTGATGAGGCCGAAAGTTTGACTGCTCGCGCCAAGCAGTCACTGCGGGCATTCGGTCAATTGCTGCAAAAATTACAACAATTACTGAATGACGCACCGGCCGAGGTTATCGAACAAATTATTGAGCAGACTGGCTACGGCGAGGCAGTGAATGACGGCAGTGTGCAGGCCGAAGAGCGGCTGGAGAACCTCGGTGTTTTGGTAGCTGAGGCGCGCGCCTATGCTGACGTGTCGACATTCCTCGAGGATATGGCATTGATGTCATCAAGCGATGGCCAAGCGGATCAGCAGGTCACCTTGATGACGCTACACGCTGCGAAGGGTCTGGAGTTTCCGGTGGTGTTTATGACTGGCTTGGAGGAAGGAATCTTGCCGCACGCACGGGTATTTGACAGTGGCAAAGCGGACGACATTGAGGAAGAGCGCCGCCTCTGTTACGTAGGGATAACGCGGGCCCGAGAGGTGCTGTTTGTGACCTGTGCTAGTTCACGGACGCAGTTCGGTCAGATCGGCTATAATCTGCCGTCGCGATTTCTTGATGAGATGGGGCTGATGAGCGGTGGCCTGGATGCGCCTGCCGCGCCGCCAGCTGATGACGTGTTTTATGATGACATAGGTCTCGAGGTTGGTGATCGGGTGCGAAGCCCACAATTTGGTGCGGGTGAAGTGGTGGACGTTGATGGGATGGCGGTGACGGTGCAATTTGCTGATGGTAATACGAAAAAGCTTAATGTAGAATTCGCCAGATTAGAGAAAATTTGA
- the nusB gene encoding transcription antitermination factor NusB: MASNRHLGRIVALQTLYEIEFRQEVGDSEVDVTDILTRNLEKYKSSVDDVEFVRGLIDGVTAHKTELDDKLRPLAPEWPIEQISRIDRTVLRLGLYELLFSRAVVPPKVAINEAVELAKTFGSDNSGKFVNGVLGTAYRSLQEDADEDKQL, from the coding sequence ATGGCTTCAAACCGTCACTTGGGACGAATCGTCGCATTGCAGACGTTATACGAGATTGAGTTTCGCCAGGAGGTTGGCGACAGCGAGGTTGACGTCACTGATATATTGACGCGCAATCTCGAGAAATACAAATCGTCAGTTGATGATGTTGAGTTTGTGCGGGGTTTGATCGATGGCGTTACCGCGCACAAGACAGAACTTGACGATAAGCTTCGTCCGCTGGCGCCAGAATGGCCGATTGAGCAGATATCGCGAATTGATCGGACGGTGTTGCGGCTCGGGCTGTATGAATTATTGTTTTCTCGGGCAGTGGTGCCGCCAAAGGTGGCCATCAACGAAGCAGTGGAACTGGCAAAAACGTTTGGTTCGGATAACTCAGGGAAATTTGTGAACGGTGTGCTCGGCACAGCGTATCGCTCCCTTCAAGAGGATGCCGATGAAGACAAGCAGCTTTGA
- a CDS encoding triose-phosphate isomerase yields the protein MMTRKTLIIGNWKMNLTMHEASLYLHKLMEQLPVRRDVEVVVAPTMLTLQSLSLQIKRRIVKLAAQNCYWRDHGPYTGEVPAAHLHGMVDYVMIGHSERRHIFMESDKDIRFKVQAALRNRLQPILCIGETAHERTLGETREVLQDQIVNGLANITAEEIDHVVIAYEPVWAIGSGEYAQPSDLAKVLKVIRQQITHLFGKEAAEAVRVVYGGSVSVDNASDYLAVAGLDGLLIGGASLDAYQFTEIVKKAHKE from the coding sequence ATTATGACGCGAAAAACACTCATTATCGGCAACTGGAAGATGAACCTCACCATGCATGAGGCCAGTTTGTATTTACATAAGCTGATGGAGCAGCTGCCGGTACGCCGCGACGTCGAGGTGGTGGTGGCGCCAACGATGCTGACACTGCAAAGTTTGAGCTTGCAAATCAAGCGTCGGATCGTCAAGCTCGCTGCCCAGAATTGCTACTGGCGCGATCATGGTCCGTACACCGGCGAGGTGCCAGCGGCACATCTACATGGTATGGTCGATTATGTCATGATTGGTCACTCCGAGCGGCGACATATATTTATGGAGAGCGACAAGGATATTCGTTTCAAGGTGCAGGCGGCACTGCGCAATCGGCTTCAGCCGATTCTCTGCATTGGTGAAACGGCACACGAGCGGACGCTAGGCGAAACGCGCGAGGTGCTCCAGGATCAGATTGTAAATGGCCTGGCAAATATCACAGCCGAGGAGATAGACCATGTGGTGATCGCCTACGAGCCAGTATGGGCAATCGGTAGCGGCGAGTATGCGCAGCCGAGTGACCTTGCCAAGGTGCTCAAGGTGATTCGCCAGCAAATCACGCATTTATTTGGCAAGGAAGCAGCCGAGGCGGTACGCGTGGTGTATGGCGGCAGTGTCTCGGTTGATAATGCTAGTGATTATCTCGCAGTGGCGGGACTTGATGGACTGCTGATCGGTGGAGCGAGTCTGGACGCATATCAATTTACGGAGATAGTAAAGAAGGCGCATAAAGAATAG
- a CDS encoding phosphoglycerate kinase has product MGRFFKQTIHDVNLRGLTVLVRVDYNVPLTATGGIASDLRIRASLPTLRYLLEQRCKIVLMSHLGRPKGADPAYSLRPVARRLAELLGRPVQFVDSCVGDQLRQAVRHMAAGDVLMLENLRFYDEESRDDMVFARAIARAVRPDYFVQDGFAVVHRAHASTHAITLYVPGLAGDLLVHEYTALTAAMSRPARPLVAIIGGVKIADKIALIERLIDKADTILIGGAMANTFLAYRGHRMGHSTVEPDQEQVLAAIYRRAAKKVGDEQVDQFLRLPSDVAVALSPETVGDRREVSIDEIGEHEMALDIGAETTAQFASVIASAKTVIWNGPLGYSTNSLFARGSARIAEAIVQNHGVTSIIGGGDTAEFILGWDGHDGKQFSHISTGGGASLELMSGKKLPGVESLLDAHGLK; this is encoded by the coding sequence GTGGGCAGATTTTTCAAGCAAACAATTCATGACGTTAATCTCCGCGGGCTGACCGTCCTGGTGCGGGTTGATTATAATGTGCCCTTGACTGCGACTGGTGGGATTGCCAGCGACTTACGAATTCGCGCTAGTTTGCCGACTCTGCGCTATCTATTAGAGCAACGCTGCAAGATTGTTTTGATGAGTCACCTCGGGCGGCCAAAGGGGGCCGACCCGGCATACAGCCTGCGTCCAGTGGCACGTCGACTGGCTGAGCTGCTCGGGCGGCCGGTGCAGTTTGTTGATAGCTGCGTCGGTGATCAGCTACGCCAAGCAGTGCGGCATATGGCGGCCGGCGACGTGCTGATGCTAGAAAACCTGCGGTTTTATGATGAGGAGTCGCGTGATGATATGGTGTTTGCTAGGGCCATTGCTCGGGCAGTGCGGCCGGATTATTTTGTGCAGGATGGTTTTGCGGTGGTACATCGAGCTCACGCCAGTACCCATGCGATTACGCTATACGTGCCGGGGCTGGCCGGTGATCTACTGGTGCACGAATATACCGCGCTAACCGCAGCGATGTCGCGTCCGGCGCGGCCACTGGTGGCAATTATCGGTGGCGTGAAGATTGCTGATAAGATTGCGCTGATCGAGCGGCTGATTGATAAAGCCGACACGATCCTTATCGGCGGGGCGATGGCCAACACCTTCCTCGCCTATCGCGGCCATAGGATGGGTCACAGTACAGTTGAGCCGGATCAAGAGCAAGTGCTGGCGGCCATCTACCGCCGTGCTGCCAAGAAGGTCGGTGATGAGCAGGTCGATCAGTTCTTGCGGCTGCCCAGTGATGTGGCGGTGGCGTTGTCGCCAGAAACGGTAGGCGATCGTCGTGAGGTGTCAATTGATGAGATTGGCGAGCATGAGATGGCGCTAGATATTGGTGCGGAGACGACGGCGCAGTTTGCTTCAGTGATTGCCTCGGCAAAAACAGTCATTTGGAACGGGCCGCTGGGGTATTCGACTAACTCGTTGTTTGCTCGGGGGTCGGCCCGGATCGCCGAAGCCATCGTACAAAATCACGGCGTTACCTCAATCATTGGCGGCGGCGATACGGCGGAGTTTATCCTTGGGTGGGACGGACATGACGGCAAGCAATTTTCGCATATTTCTACCGGTGGCGGAGCCAGCCTTGAGCTAATGAGCGGCAAAAAATTACCAGGTGTGGAAAGTTTACTAGACGCACACGGACTAAAATGA
- the rnc gene encoding ribonuclease III, translating to MSGMNTAPYQEFAREKLGFEFNNLDLLITALTHRSYVNEHRKSVHEHNERLEFLGDAVLELAVTEYLFTHFSEPEGVLTAWRAALVRTESIGDAGDTLGYGPLIRMSKGEKNGSDRAHLQILANAFEAVIGAIYLERGFDDARDFIHKHIIVKLDGILESGSWRDPKSYLQEISQRVDGQTPVYKVLGEEGPDHDKVFTLGVFVGETMMGRGVGPSKQVAQQQAARQAIARYRAANSE from the coding sequence ATGAGCGGGATGAATACGGCGCCGTATCAGGAGTTTGCGCGTGAGAAGTTGGGGTTTGAGTTTAATAATTTGGATCTGTTGATTACGGCTTTGACGCATCGTAGCTACGTTAATGAACACAGAAAATCAGTCCACGAGCATAACGAGCGGTTGGAATTCCTCGGTGATGCGGTATTGGAGCTCGCGGTAACGGAATATTTGTTTACGCACTTTTCTGAGCCGGAAGGAGTTTTGACGGCGTGGCGGGCGGCGTTGGTGCGCACGGAAAGTATCGGCGATGCAGGCGATACCTTGGGTTACGGGCCGCTGATTCGCATGTCAAAGGGTGAGAAAAATGGCTCGGATCGGGCGCACTTGCAGATTTTAGCCAATGCCTTTGAGGCGGTGATAGGTGCGATTTATTTGGAGCGTGGCTTTGACGATGCGCGCGATTTTATTCATAAACATATCATCGTTAAGTTGGACGGAATTTTGGAATCAGGTAGCTGGCGTGATCCGAAGTCGTATTTGCAGGAAATTTCTCAACGCGTCGATGGCCAGACGCCAGTATATAAAGTTTTGGGCGAGGAAGGTCCAGATCATGATAAGGTATTTACGCTTGGGGTGTTCGTCGGTGAAACGATGATGGGGCGCGGCGTGGGTCCGTCCAAGCAGGTGGCTCAACAGCAAGCCGCCCGCCAAGCAATCGCTCGATATCGGGCAGCTAATTCTGAATAG